In Bacteroidota bacterium, the genomic stretch CTCAGCTGTTTGGAAAGCCCGTACTGGAAATAGTCCTGGAAGTTACAGACAACATGGAATTGCCTTATGCCGAACGCAAACAAAAACAAATTGATAAAGCCCCTTTCCTTTCAGAATCAGCAAAAAAGCTTAAAATTGCCGATAAAATATGCAACATCCACGATATTGTCACTTATCCCTTAAGCTGGGCAAATGAAAGAAAGATTGCCTATCTTGAATGGGCAAAAAAGGTAGTCGAAAGATGCAGGGGCGCCAATGCTTTCCTTGACCTGAAATTTGAAAAGGAATTTACCGAAGGGATGAGCCTTTT encodes the following:
- a CDS encoding HD domain-containing protein is translated as MNFEDQEMGLFLKALEFSAEKHKLQRRKGYNQVPYINHPIKVCHLLYMSEEKDINLLIAALLHDTLEDTSATEEEIAQLFGKPVLEIVLEVTDNMELPYAERKQKQIDKAPFLSESAKKLKIADKICNIHDIVTYPLSWANERKIAYLEWAKKVVERCRGANAFLDLKFEKEFTEGMSLLGRPHP